AACACACACGACCACTAAACACCCTAAACACACACGACCACTAAACACCCTAAACACACACGACCACTAAACACCctaaacacacaccaccactaaacACCCTAAACACACACTTCCACTAAACACAACACCctaaacacacaccaccacaaaaCACCCTAAAAACACACGACCACTAAACACAACACCCTAAAAACAAATGACCACTAAACATAACACCCcaaaaacacaccacaacaaaacacacacatgatcAAACTCAAAAGCCTGAAGACACTCAAGTGAAAGTGTATGAATCAGTTCCACCAAACAGCAAGTCAAAACAGCCCAGCCAGTCAGCCCCCAGCCCGGAGGAAATTTCTAGACTCTCTCTCCACCAACCTACATAAATATCCTTTAATAGCAGATATAAACACGTTCCCAACGCCAAAACtttccaacacacacacttacgGCACTTCTCCGGATTTTCTTCGCAACACAATCGAtattttccttcctctctcgCTACGTGTAGCCCACACTGTGGTTTTTTTCACACCCGTATTCTGGAAAGCTCTACGAATTACCAGTATAGCCTCCTGCTCTGCGATTGGCTAGCAGCTCATTTTTCACAAGGGACCCGCCCATTATTGTGACGCAGTAGCCAATCACAGCGTAGATGggagttttttttctgaaatatgGGTAGAAAGTAAAATAACTGCTTGTAAAACAGTTCATGCAAAGGGGAACAGCCTCACGCAGGTTTATACGATGTTGCAAGGTACAAAAACTGTGCGCACAGAAAGAGGAAATGTGAGAAATATAATCGGCGTTGTTTATCTTTCACACATTTTCCCCAAATGTGAAAGAAAGCTAAACGTTTTACTTTTCAGTTTGCATGCTGGTTAAGTATGTGAATGCTGTTTTTTAGGATTTAACCAGAATTAGGACATTTGTTTTATGCGGATTGCCGTCTGTTTTATTAACAAACGAAATACATTAATTCGCCATTCTTAAAACCAGCAGTGGTCATTATTATtcacagtaattgtgcactttttttaaaactacttTTACGGTATATATACATGGTGATTTAACGTTTGCTTCCGATTCGATCATACACTACATCCGCTCTGTACGATATGTTCATTTTCCCCCTGTTTGTAGTTCATTCATGGTCTAAAAACTACAAGTCCCACTTACTATCGCGTTCCAGCTTACGGTAGCATGCGCTAACTAGCAATGCCGGTATGAAGCAGCTGCAGGGTCCCTTAACAACATTATATTTACAGTGATTTGTAGAATAATGCAACCTGGAAGCCAATTATAAAGTAATACAGAAAGAAGGCTTTCGGTGTTTTGAGGGGTTGGTGAGTTTGAACGGCGAGGGCAGCCAACAAGTTAGCCTGAATGCCCGGATGAGGCGGCGGCATCTGATTCGCCCAGATGGCCTCCACGTTGCTCCACGGGATATGTTGTTCGTGGACTACAGACGGactacaaaacaaacagcaagtCTTATATCTTTCCGTTTTTGACAAAATATCTCAACCTTTCGTGTGTCTTGAGTATATATGTTCACAGGGACTAATCCGGGATCCTGACAGGAGATAGCTAGACTGAAAACCTCATCATAAAGGACAAAGCCGGCGTATTCCCTGGCTTCttcttcgaattttcccgtgccaccttaaacggtgcagcaggaACGTTCTGGCGCTTGAAGGGCGATTGTGACtgcctcaccatttaaggtggaacaggaaaatacgaataagaagctggctaaTAGGTGgcaaacttcagcctcgtgtATAAAGGACAGTTTTTGAGGAGTGAACAGTGGGGGACATACTGGACTGTACTGGGCTGCGGTTCGCTGTGGTTCCACAAGCCTTCATAAGGCAGTAAGACCTGCAGAACGTTAGTTAGCTGCTAGATTTCGccacattttgaaaatttcgagggcacattaaaaaaatatggttcttcatgatttctttggtaaaggcaatggttGTATAGAGAGCCCAGAGTCTTGTATTGAACTGTTTAATGCTTGAACTgttctttccatggtgaaatggttcttcagacttaTGAAGAATGGGTTTTATGTGGTTCTGTCTGGAACCATTTAAATATGATTccttatagcaccaaaaaaggggtTTTCTTTTGCGAGatgcttgacatcgtaacaatagcagaaccatttaaggtgctACATGGAACCAAATACAATGCCTTTTCCGTCAGTCTGAAAAACAActtcaacatgcaaagaaccattttaacatgaaagtggttctgtatagagcccaTAGCTCACAAttgaaccattgcctttactaaagaacccttgaagaaccatctttttaaagtacTTTAGTACTGTATTAAGTAAAGCATTACAGCCCTCAGCACtagttcatttacatttcactgtgtgtttcaGCAGGCCTGTCCACTGTAGATCCAAAGGAATGCAGTCACTGAGGTCTCTGTTGAAGCCAAAGCTGCCAAAGCTGGTGACCCCTCAGCCCTTGTCCAGCTATGTGTCCCGGATAAGGTCACTTTGCCCTGTTTGTGTACACATGCATGAGCTAGAATAACCTCACTCTGCAGATGtattgcagtccagaccttgaGTAGTGTGTGGTCACTCTGTGCAGATATCTgatgaagctgaaggaggaCGATGAAGCGTGCCGGGAGGCCCTCAAATCTGGAAGCCTGCTGCTTTACCACAAACTCGCTCCTCTGCTgcagaagaaggagaaaggCATCTATCAGCTGCCACGTCTGAGGACTCCAGGTGCAGAGATACAACACCCTACACATGATCACTGGATAGATGAAGAGTGTGATGGCCTGTTTCATAATCATGGCCATTTTCGAATGCctttaaaatgatctgccactGTCTGCTTTTGAGATGTCAAACGAATCCTGGAGAAGCTCGGCCGAGACAAAAAGCTCATCAGCGAGGCTGTTCTCATTAGTTGTCCTGAGACTGCTGAGCCTTGTTTCTGTCTGGATGTGGGTAAGAGCAGCCTACAGGAATTTGTATATAATACCTACAGAATGAACAATTTCTGGTAAACtgactgtttttatttgggGTTGTAGGTGATTTACAGAAGAATAGCATGGAACAGCTTTGTGGTGGTGTTTTCATGGACCTTCGAACAGCCTTCCTTATGCTTACAGTACCAGAAACCACATTGGTGGCTAAAGTATGTACTGCACATTAGAGGTGTGAATGAAGTTGTGATGTGACATGGTTTTGGTTAGAGGAGCCAGGCGTTATGatttctacaacacaaatataaccattttatttactatccaaagccaccagtgtacgtgcatgtgtcttctgaggttcTGCATGGAATGTTTATGATGATaaatctgggggaaaaaaattatttatatttttgcctAATAACACCCTGCATACTTCCCTTCCATTAACGGGAATCTATTAAAATCTATGTAAGGCCAAAATTGGAACTCAATTTATGGCAAAAGtgtcataaaataatgtaacaGGCAACAAATACATAACCACTACATGTTAGAACTTtctgtgtgggagcttttagaggtggacgtttggttcctatcaccaccactgtcaacagTTCTGACTGTCGAATGGACAATTTGacgcaaaccactctgaatgactttgcttacttTTTACCCATTCAATTATGCACACTTCTGTATTATAATCCATGTAGCTACTTAACAaaattaatgtcattttaaggTTCTGTTGCTCTCGCTGTGTTTAGGGTCAGGCCCTCTTGAGGTGGCATCAGACGCATGGCTTCTGCAGTGCGACTGGACAGCCCACGGTTCGGAATCAGTCTGGCAGCCAGAGAGTGTCTCCTAATAGCGGCATCACCTACTACCCCCAAGTGAGTGGTCTCTTTCTCAGCTGCCCCCTCTGAGAACATGAGATTAAAGGATAAGTTCCCATCAGTTGCTTATATGAATGTTGTGCACCTTTTAGATTGAAGAGTCATGTTTTGGTTACTATTGAAAGATGTCATTCTCTTCTATAATGGATACAATGCAGTATTGTTCAACATACTCCTGCTATCGAGGCAGCGCTTCAGATGGCAGGTTTGTATAatgtacaaacccaattccaaaaaggttggggcagtaggtaaaatgcaaataagagcGGGCAGCAGTGATTAGATTTATATTCAGTTGGAAATAGTACGAAGACAAGATAGTATTTACTGTTTCTATTGATAaactaaatgtcatttttttaacttcaactgtgatgcctgcaacatctGTCAtgaaagttgggacaggggcatgtttatcaCAGTGTTATATCACCTTTTTAACCGTGTTCAGTAATCCTTTGCGAACTGAAGACACCAGTTGTTGTTGTGAAAGTGCAAATTTTTCACATTCTTTCTTGATAACAATTCTGGCGCTTAACAGTCCGGGGCCTCCATTgttgtatgtggtgcttcacaaTTTGCCGCGTTTCAATGGGAGATGGGTCACCTGCTCCCTCTTAGTGCAGAATGCAGAATGTCGCTTGTCATTGACTTACTGAAACAAGCATGTACGTCCCTGAAGAAGATGTCATCTAGATGTCAGTACATATATTGTTTTCAActaagtacactatatttccaaaaatatttgctcatctgccttcacatgcatataaatttgagtgacatcccattcttaatccataaagTTTAATACGATGTCGTCCCACTCTTTGCAGCCGTAACAGCTTcaaatcttctgggaaggctttccgcaagggttaggagtgtgtttatgggaatttttgtccattcttccagaagtacgtttgtgaggtcagacactgatgttggacaagaaggcctggcttgcagtctccgctctaattcatcccaacggtgttctgaggtcaggacttccaaaccaaactcgctcatccatgtctttatggaccttgctttgtgcactggtgtgcagtcatgttggaacaggaaggggctgtcaccaaactgttcccacaaagttaagGAAATTGTCTtgtgaagcattaagagttcctttcactcgaactaaggggccgagcccaactcctgaaaaacaattccacaccataatcccccctccaccaaactttacacttggcacaatgccgtcagacaagtaccgtctcctggcaaccgccaaatccagattcgtccatcggattgccagatagagaagcgtgattggtcactccagagaacacgtctccactgctctagagtccagtggtagcactttacaccactgcattccacgctttgcattgagcttggtgatgtaaggcttggatgcagctgcttggccatggaaacccattccatgaagttctctacactgttcttgagctgatttgaaggccacatgaagtttggaggtctgtagcgattgactctgcagaaagttggtgacctctgcgcactatgcgcctcaacatccactgaccccactctgtcattttacgtggctgaccacttcgtggccgagttgctgtcgttcccaatcatttccactttgttataataccactgtcagttgactgtggaatatttagtagtgaggaaatttcatgactggacttgttgcacaggtggtgtccgatcacggcaccactctggaattcacggagctcctgagagcgacccattctttcactaatattTGTAGAAGCGGTCTGCAGGCTTgggtgtttggttttatacacctgtgaccatgattggaacacctgaattcaatgatttggatgggtgagtgaatacttttggcagtatagtgtgtctcttattattaatagtatttTACAGATATGCTAGTTACCCAGTAACAACCCCAATACTAGAACAGATGCtagattttgaactttacattGGTAGCA
This portion of the Pygocentrus nattereri isolate fPygNat1 chromosome 13, fPygNat1.pri, whole genome shotgun sequence genome encodes:
- the nudt13 gene encoding nucleoside diphosphate-linked moiety X motif 13 isoform X1, with protein sequence MASTLLHGICCSWTTDGLQNKQPVHCRSKGMQSLRSLLKPKLPKLVTPQPLSSYVSRIRYLMKLKEDDEACREALKSGSLLLYHKLAPLLQKKEKGIYQLPRLRTPDVKRILEKLGRDKKLISEAVLISCPETAEPCFCLDVGDLQKNSMEQLCGGVFMDLRTAFLMLTVPETTLVAKGQALLRWHQTHGFCSATGQPTVRNQSGSQRVSPNSGITYYPQMAPVVIVLVSDGNRCLLGRQRSFPPGMYSALAGFCDLGETLEETLRREVAEEVGLEVDTLQYSASQHWPIPQSSFMLACHATVNPDKTQVVLNKAELEDARWCSLEEVLAALQVKYPPNKPGATPPGFWVPHGFAIAHRLIQEWADQQQHLEKK
- the nudt13 gene encoding nucleoside diphosphate-linked moiety X motif 13 isoform X2, giving the protein MQSLRSLLKPKLPKLVTPQPLSSYVSRIRYLMKLKEDDEACREALKSGSLLLYHKLAPLLQKKEKGIYQLPRLRTPDVKRILEKLGRDKKLISEAVLISCPETAEPCFCLDVGDLQKNSMEQLCGGVFMDLRTAFLMLTVPETTLVAKGQALLRWHQTHGFCSATGQPTVRNQSGSQRVSPNSGITYYPQMAPVVIVLVSDGNRCLLGRQRSFPPGMYSALAGFCDLGETLEETLRREVAEEVGLEVDTLQYSASQHWPIPQSSFMLACHATVNPDKTQVVLNKAELEDARWCSLEEVLAALQVKYPPNKPGATPPGFWVPHGFAIAHRLIQEWADQQQHLEKK